A stretch of the Staphylococcus sp. NRL 16/872 genome encodes the following:
- a CDS encoding zinc ABC transporter substrate-binding protein, translating into MYKKSLILFFIAILTLSLAACGNKDNDDTSSDHKGKLEVRTTVYPLKSFAQQIGGKYVDVKSVYPNGVDPHTYDPSQKQMVDIGKSDLFFYTGDNLDPVAKKIASSINDKDKTVSLESSLDKDKDLLKGEEHEHEHEHEHEGHEHHHHGKYDPHIWLDPVVSQKFAKEIKEELVKKDSKHKAYYEDNYKQLVKDLKDLDTDMKQAVKGNEDKTVYISHDSLGYLANRYNFKQEGIENMNAEDPSQKDLTNIVKQIKKDHVKYILTEENVSHKVADTVRKETNAKTLKFYNMGSHTKQQDNDKNTYQSFMKENIKTLKKALENK; encoded by the coding sequence ATGTATAAAAAAAGTTTAATACTATTTTTCATAGCAATTTTAACGTTGTCACTTGCAGCTTGTGGCAATAAAGATAATGATGATACTTCATCTGACCATAAAGGTAAACTTGAAGTTAGAACGACTGTTTACCCATTGAAATCATTTGCCCAACAAATTGGTGGTAAATATGTCGATGTTAAATCTGTATATCCTAACGGTGTAGACCCACATACATATGATCCAAGTCAAAAACAAATGGTAGATATTGGCAAATCAGACCTATTTTTCTACACAGGCGATAACTTAGATCCAGTTGCGAAAAAAATCGCCAGCTCAATTAATGATAAAGATAAGACAGTATCATTAGAATCATCTTTAGATAAGGATAAAGATTTATTAAAAGGTGAGGAACACGAACATGAGCATGAGCACGAGCACGAAGGACATGAACATCACCACCACGGTAAATACGATCCACACATTTGGTTAGACCCTGTAGTCAGTCAAAAATTTGCAAAAGAAATCAAGGAAGAATTAGTGAAGAAAGACAGTAAGCATAAAGCGTATTACGAAGATAATTACAAACAGTTAGTTAAAGATTTAAAAGACTTAGACACAGACATGAAACAAGCAGTTAAAGGTAATGAAGATAAAACAGTTTATATTTCTCATGATTCACTTGGCTATTTAGCAAACCGCTATAACTTCAAACAAGAAGGTATTGAAAACATGAACGCTGAAGATCCAAGTCAAAAAGATTTAACAAATATTGTTAAACAAATTAAGAAAGACCACGTGAAATATATCTTAACTGAAGAAAATGTTTCACATAAAGTTGCTGACACAGTTAGAAAAGAAACAAATGCAAAAACACTTAAATTCTACAATATGGGTTCACATACAAAACAGCAAGATAACGACAAAAATACCTACCAATCATTCATGAAAGAAAATATTAAAACACTTAAAAAAGCACTTGAAAATAAATAA
- a CDS encoding DUF927 domain-containing protein — protein MSHHDIFRLGLYHLDTMGWHKTIPPKKDGDEKKVVTMSSCMAVEAKFWHALENTEKIIISNGKDKEHTFDSDILTTRKLPSLIKYGHSINENYIKDLSYALQLMRDEMPTSDLYDGSGIIETPHGYIVMIDTIYTSKQYDQLASLDPIVDSTYLLEPKGTFKDWLNTYINEVKGHLLLELAVVFGISALVTSFLKHKREIEFAGIIFSFTGQSSTGKSTAAALAVSVAGNPTKGNQTLFRSWNATRNALEGYLSNNFGIPIVFDELSSATFKDTTGLLYSIAEGQGRKRSNVHGEVKTPKNWGTSVISTSEYSIFTDSAQNDGLRVRTIEINEEFTKDATNSDNIKKSVALNYGHVLPLVAKYLINREDEVIQWFQDEHHWFKDKLKDEKNNTGIRMFKRYAAITTSAKILSRVLATDIDIAKIRDYFIDYHAHTVSERSLADKAIEVITQFVAQNRGKFSDDKALKNMIENHGLIALKDDYIEVKIIASVFKDMLIENHFQDVNNVVNALRDKGFIESDHDRITTKRTVKDGNGKKQSLVFYHLKLDSEYASIFGLTKDAEPIKAEINLDNKKILESWKKQNDDLIDF, from the coding sequence ATGAGTCATCATGACATTTTTAGACTAGGCCTATACCATTTAGATACAATGGGTTGGCATAAAACTATCCCACCTAAAAAAGATGGAGATGAGAAAAAAGTAGTGACTATGTCTAGTTGTATGGCTGTTGAAGCTAAATTTTGGCATGCCTTAGAAAATACAGAAAAAATAATTATTTCTAACGGTAAGGATAAAGAACATACATTTGACTCTGATATTTTAACAACTCGAAAGTTACCTTCATTGATTAAATATGGTCACAGTATCAATGAAAATTATATAAAAGATTTGAGCTATGCACTACAATTAATGCGCGATGAAATGCCCACTTCTGATTTATATGATGGCTCGGGCATCATAGAAACACCCCATGGTTACATTGTAATGATAGATACCATTTATACATCTAAACAGTATGATCAGTTAGCATCTTTAGATCCTATTGTCGATAGTACTTATCTATTAGAGCCTAAAGGTACATTTAAAGATTGGTTAAATACGTATATTAACGAAGTCAAAGGTCATCTTCTTCTAGAGTTAGCGGTCGTATTTGGGATTTCTGCCTTAGTGACAAGCTTTCTGAAGCACAAACGTGAAATCGAATTTGCAGGAATTATCTTTAGTTTTACAGGCCAGTCATCAACCGGTAAATCAACAGCGGCAGCTTTAGCGGTATCCGTCGCTGGAAATCCAACCAAAGGTAATCAAACACTTTTTCGAAGTTGGAATGCCACACGTAATGCACTTGAAGGTTACTTGAGTAACAATTTTGGTATACCTATTGTATTTGATGAACTCTCATCAGCAACTTTTAAAGATACAACGGGGTTATTGTACTCTATTGCTGAAGGTCAAGGACGTAAACGTTCCAATGTACACGGAGAAGTTAAAACGCCTAAGAATTGGGGCACTTCTGTGATTTCAACCTCTGAATACAGTATCTTTACTGATTCTGCTCAAAATGATGGTTTACGAGTGAGAACTATTGAAATTAATGAAGAGTTTACTAAAGATGCAACAAATTCTGACAATATTAAAAAATCTGTGGCACTAAACTATGGTCATGTTTTACCGTTAGTAGCTAAATATCTTATAAACCGTGAAGATGAAGTCATTCAATGGTTTCAAGATGAGCATCATTGGTTTAAAGATAAATTGAAGGATGAAAAAAATAATACTGGTATTCGTATGTTTAAGCGCTATGCGGCTATCACTACTTCAGCCAAGATTCTAAGTCGTGTTTTAGCTACAGATATTGATATCGCTAAAATAAGAGACTACTTTATTGATTATCATGCTCATACAGTCTCTGAACGCTCACTGGCAGATAAAGCGATCGAAGTCATTACGCAATTTGTAGCACAAAACCGTGGTAAGTTTTCTGATGACAAAGCGTTAAAGAATATGATTGAGAACCATGGACTAATTGCCTTAAAAGATGATTATATCGAAGTCAAAATCATTGCATCTGTATTTAAAGATATGTTGATAGAGAATCATTTCCAAGATGTCAACAATGTCGTGAATGCACTAAGAGATAAAGGATTTATCGAATCTGACCATGATCGAATTACAACAAAAAGAACAGTCAAAGATGGCAATGGCAAAAAACAGTCACTTGTCTTTTACCATTTAAAGCTAGATTCAGAATATGCGTCTATTTTTGGTCTAACTAAAGATGCTGAACC
- a CDS encoding single-stranded DNA-binding protein: MSYKQEDDFKKLKNRILGISINLPEGQTFTFHDLNRRANVSCSKAVQQNVGRWFAYFVKHAPRVPFIIIGKNTNGHLVYLKVGPNPLNDSNPSKGGVR; the protein is encoded by the coding sequence ATGTCTTACAAGCAAGAAGATGATTTTAAAAAATTAAAAAATAGAATTTTAGGTATTTCAATTAATTTACCGGAAGGACAAACATTTACTTTCCATGACTTGAACCGTCGTGCAAATGTATCGTGTTCTAAAGCAGTACAACAAAATGTTGGGCGTTGGTTCGCATATTTTGTAAAACATGCGCCACGTGTTCCATTTATTATTATCGGTAAAAATACCAATGGTCATTTAGTATATCTGAAAGTCGGACCTAATCCACTCAATGATAGCAACCCTTCGAAAGGAGGTGTTCGCTAA
- a CDS encoding peptide-methionine (S)-S-oxide reductase produces the protein METVYLAGGCLYGVEAYIRTLPGVINTTSGRANGITNTLDGEYDGYVEAVKTEFDPDKVSVTDLMGYLFEIIDPYSVHQQGQDIGLKYRTGLYSEEPKHLKEAQAFIDAIEDHHLIATEVLPLTNYVKSAEMHQNRLERYPDDYCHLPKSLVYKYKNAENK, from the coding sequence ATGGAAACAGTTTATTTAGCTGGAGGTTGTTTATATGGCGTAGAAGCATATATTCGTACACTTCCTGGTGTTATCAATACAACTAGTGGAAGAGCTAATGGTATTACCAATACTTTAGATGGAGAATACGATGGCTATGTAGAAGCTGTGAAAACAGAATTTGATCCTGACAAAGTATCAGTTACTGACTTAATGGGCTATCTATTCGAAATCATTGACCCCTACAGTGTTCATCAACAAGGTCAAGACATTGGTTTAAAATATAGAACCGGTTTATATAGTGAAGAGCCTAAACACCTTAAAGAAGCACAAGCATTTATCGATGCAATAGAAGATCATCATCTTATAGCGACCGAAGTCTTACCGCTCACTAACTATGTTAAAAGTGCTGAAATGCATCAAAACCGATTAGAACGCTACCCTGACGACTACTGTCACTTACCTAAAAGCTTAGTTTATAAATATAAAAATGCTGAAAATAAATAA